In Oryza brachyantha chromosome 1, ObraRS2, whole genome shotgun sequence, the following are encoded in one genomic region:
- the LOC102700204 gene encoding probable cysteine desulfurase has protein sequence MPLLVVQPIPISSVPDACGSTPPPAAAAAHDDDDGILFDDLVLGGGSDDKTDADADDPTGKLAWLRSQVIGAEAEFASPFGTRRVTYADHTASGRCLRFVEEFVQRNVLPYYGNTHTMDSYVGLHTSKLAMDAAKYVKRSLGAGPEDVLLFCGTGCTAAIKRLQEVTGMAVPPTLRSVALDVLPTSERWVVFVGPYEHHSNLLTWRESLAEVVEIGLRPDDGHLDLDALEAALAAPERAGRPLLGSFSACSNVTGIRTDTRAVARLLHSYGAYACFDFACSAPYVGIDMRSAEEDGYDAVYLSPHKFLGGPGSPGVLAMAKRLYRLRRTAPSTSGGGTVVYVSAYGDTVYCEDTEEREDAGTPAIIQKVRAALAFRVKEWVGEACIEAREDQLLALALSRMQASANPNLRLLLGGDRPSSGRCLPVLSFVVHPPSDCTEQERGAGAVRPQLHCRFVTKLLNDLFGVQARGGCSCAGPYGHRLLGITPARAKAIKSAVEMGYHGVRPGWTRVSLAYYTSTQEAEFVLDAIDFVASFGHRFLPLYAFDWETGDWEYNHSLVRVLPNNATSNAAAAAAAAAAAASSGRVKTEDEYQSYMAFARSLADSLAASVDNAPSRHVPKGIDPQLLYFPM, from the exons ATGCCTCTTCTTGTCGTGCAGCCCATCCCCATTTCGAGCGTTCCTGATGCTTGCGGTAGCACACcgcctcctgccgccgccgcggcacacgacgacgacgacggcatccTATTCGACGATCTCGTGCTCGGTGGTGGCAGTGACGACAAGAcggacgccgacgccgacgacccGACGGGCAAGCTCGCGTGGCTCAGGTCGCAGGTCatcggcgcggaggcggagttCGCGTCGCCGTTCGGGACCCGCCGCGTCACCTACGCCGATCACACCGCGTCTGGCCGCTGCCTGCGGTTCGTCGAGGAGTTCGTGCAGCGCAACGTTCTCCCCTACTACG GCAACACGCATACGATGGATAGCTACGTGGGATTGCACACGAGCAAGCTGGCCATGGATGCGGCGAAGTACGTCAAGCGCAGCCTGGGAGCCGGGCCGGAGGACGTGCTGCTCTTCTGCGGCACGGGGTGCACTGCCGCCATCAAGCGGCTCCAGGAGGTGACGGGCATGGCCGTGCCTCCGACGCTGCGCTCCGTGGCGCTGGATGTCCTGCCGACGTCGGAGCGGTGGGTCGTCTTCGTGGGGCCGTACGAGCACCACTCCAACCTGCTCACGTGGCGGGAGAGCCtcgcggaggtggtggagatCGGGCTGCGGCCGGACGACGGCCACCTTGACCTGGACGCCCTGGAGGCGGCTCTTGCGGCGCCGgagcgcgccggccggccctTGCTCGGCTCCTTCTCGGCGTGCAGCAACGTCACCGGCATCCGCACCGACACGCGCGCCGTGGCGCGTCTGCTGCACAGCTACGGCGCGTACGCCTGCTTCGACTTCGCGTGCAGCGCGCCCTACGTCGGCATCGACATGCGGTCCGCCGAGGAGGACGGGTATGACGCCGTGTACCTGAGCCCGCACAAGTTCCTTGGGGGACCCGGAAGCCCCGGCGTCCTGGCGATGGCCAAGCGTCTCTATCGCCTCCGCCGCACCGCGCCGTCCACCAGCGGCGGGGGCACCGTCGTATACGTCAGCGCCTACGGCGACACGGTGTACTGCGAGGACACGGAGGAGCGAGAGGACGCTGGCACGCCGGCGATCATACAGAAGGTCCGGGCAGCGCTGGCGTTCCGGGTGAAGGAGTGGGTCGGCGAGGCGTGCATCGAGGCGCGCGAGGATCAGCTGCTCGCTCTTGCTCTCAGCCGGATGCAAGCGTCGGCCAACCCAAACCTGCGCCTGCTGCTCGGCGGCGATCGGCCCAGCAGCGGGCGCTGTCTCCCCGTGCTCTCCTTCGTGGTGCACCCACCAAGCGACTGCACCGAGCAAGaacgcggcgccggcgccgtaaGACCGCAGCTGCACTGCCGGTTCGTGACGAAGCTGCTCAACGACCTGTTCGGCGTGCAGGCGCGCGGGGGCTGCTCCTGCGCGGGGCCCTACGGCCACCGCCTCCTGGGGATCACGCCGGCGCGTGCCAAGGCCATCAAATCCGCCGTGGAAATGGGCTACCACGGCGTGCGCCCCGGGTGGACCCGCGTCAGCCTGGCCTACTACACGTCGACGCAGGAGGCGGAGTTCGTGCTGGACGCCATCGACTTCGTCGCCAGTTTCGGCCACCGGTTCCTGCCGCTCTACGCCTTCGACTGGGAAACCGGGGACTGGGAGTACAACCACAGCCTCGTTCGTGTCCTGCCGAACAACGCCACCAgcaatgctgctgctgctgctgctgctgctgctgctgccgcttcTAGTGGACGGGTCAAAACAGAGGACGAGTACCAGAGCTACATGGCATTTGCGCGGAGCCTCGCCGACTCCTTGGCCGCTTCTGTGGATAACGCTCCTTCTAGACACGTTCCCAAGGGCATCGATCCACAGCTGCTTTACTTCCCCATGTGA
- the LOC102701036 gene encoding uncharacterized protein LOC102701036, which produces MEISFEAWEGVQRHGQDIADRLAQGFTGLLQAQPPQFPWPAASHKRIPFEIDIPVVPFAARGAGAGKEFLPAAAVASVIDIGGRLGQAGVEIGASVGGAVQHAVRQLPLPFRNGQIRRRKVPPPQAPSPPAAVGEGAVGLSVERAVDRCPLEAAAAAAAAATGSAAASSVTGAVGGDDLDEEDEGFGCEIGTFGNFKKAKGTVNISAAYNTRNHDIESSVVARGDLWRLEASRGSSTSGNDSSPLYLVQLGPLLFVRDSTLLLPVHLSKQHLLWYGYDRKNGVHSLCPAIWSKHRKWLMMSMMCLNPVTCSFMDLQFPNGQLTYVAGEGITASGFLPLFGGLLQAQGKYPGETRVSFSCKNKQGTRFTPMFQWPDKSLSFGVTQALAWKRSGLMVRPSVQVSLCPTFGGNDPGVRAEVIHSLKEELNVMCGLSCSRHPSAFTALSIGRSKWNGQMGSSGVVVTLETPLNNIGRPSLSVQLNGGFEI; this is translated from the exons ATGGAGATCTCGTTCGAGGCGTGGGAGGGCGTGCAGCGGCACGGCCAGGACATCGCGGACCGCCTCGCGCAGGGGTTCACGGGTCTTCTCCAGGCGCAGCCGCCGCAGTTCccgtggccggcggcgtcgcacAAGCGGATTCCGTTCGAGATCGATATCCCCGTGGTCCCCTTCGCCGCCCGCGGTGCTGGGGCGGGGAAGGAGTtcctccccgccgcggccgtcgcctCCGTCATCGACATCGGCGGGAGGCTTGGGCAGGCTGGCGTGGAGATTGGGGCTTCTGTCGGTGGGGCCGTGCAGCACGCGGTGCGCCAGCTGCCCCTGCCGTTTCGGAACGGCCAGATCCGGCGCCGCaaggtgccgccgccgcaggcgccctcgccgccggctgctgTGGGCGAGGGGGCCGTGGGTCTCTCGGTAGAGAGGGCTGTTGATAGGTGCCCTCttgaggcagcggcggcggctgctgccgccgcgacCGGTAGCGCGGCAGCCTCCTCAGTCACTGGTGCTGTGGGCGGAGATGACTTGGACGAGGAAGATGAGGGATTTGGCTGTGAAATTGGGACTTTTGGAAACTTTAAGAAGGCTAAG GGTACAGTAAATATCTCGGCAGCATACAATACCAGGAACCATGACATTGAAAGTTCTGTTGTTGCACGTGGAGACCTTTGGAGGCTGGAGGCTTCACGCGGCAGTTCAACTTCTGGAAATGATAGCTCGCCTTTATACCTTGTTCAGTTGGGACCGTTACTGTTTGTTCGAGATTCTACACTTCTTTTGCCTGTTCATCTATCAAAGCAGCATCTGCTTTGGTATGGTTATGATCGCAAG AATGGAGTCCATTCTCTCTGCCCTGCTATTTGGTCAAAACATCGGAAATGGCTGATGATGTCAATGATGTGTCTCAATCCAGTAACTTGT TCCTTCATGGACCTGCAGTTCCCCAATGGACAGCTAACATATGTTGCCGGTGAGGGGATAACAGCGAGTGGTTTTCTTCCATTATTTGGTGGGTTGCTTCAAGCTCAAGGGAAATACCCAGGAGAAACTAGAGTCAGCTTCTCTTGCAAG AATAAGCAAGGCACCAGGTTCACCCCTATGTTTCAATGGCCTGACAAGTCTCTATCATTTGGAGTTACTCAAGCCTTAGCATGGAAAAGATCAGGTCTTATGGTGAGGCCCAGTGTGCAAGTCAG TTTATGCCCAACATTTGGAGGAAATGACCCTGGGGTACGTGCAGAGGTTATCCATTCATTGAAAGAGGAATTGAATGTAATGTGTGGTTTGTCTTGCTCACGACATCCATCAGCCTTTACTGCCCTTTCT ATTGGGAGATCCAAATGGAATGGTCAAATGGGAAGTTCCGGAGTTGTTGTTACCTTGGAAACACCCCTTAATAACATTGGAAGGCCATCTTTATCAGTTCAATTGAATGGtggttttgaaatataa
- the LOC107304637 gene encoding uncharacterized protein LOC107304637, with the protein MEIAPCILLSLILLHTIAAAPSSAAAAAAADELAPSALGPAADEHGSDIYVVFVSREDYVDSVDYDVRLLASVVGSAAEAKAAMIYHYSGLGFAARLAPEQAVQLSKKEGIAIFKDRMYHVEKEEEGGRLPRFFEENI; encoded by the exons ATGGAGATCGCTCCGTGCATTTTGCTGTCGCTCATTCTCCTCCACAcaatcgccgccgcgccctcttctgccgctgccgccgccgccgccgatgagcTCGCGCCCTCCGCCTTGGGTCCTGCGGCCGACGAGCACGGGTCGGACATCTACGTTGTCTTCGTTAGCCGCGAGGACTACGTTGATTCGGTGGACTACGACGTCCGGCTGCTCGCCTCTGTCGTGGGAAG CGCAGCGGAAGCGAAGGCGGCGATGATCTACCATTACAGCGGTCTCGGGTTCGCGGCGAGGCTCGCGCCAGAGCAAGCCGTGCAGCTGTCAA AGAAGGAGGGCATTGCAATCTTCAAGGACCGGATGTACCATGttgagaaggaagaagaaggtggaCGCTTGCCTCGCTTCTTTGAAGAGAATATCTGA